Sequence from the Methanomassiliicoccales archaeon genome:
TACAACTTTCCCACAAGAAGTTGAGAACGCTTATGGGACGCCATATTTTTCATCTTGTCAATAAACTCAGCTCAGTCCGTTGCGTTCGCGTCCCTCTATCGAAACTGAGATCGATCTCACCGCGATGGACAGATCATTACATGGCCCTGATGAGGGATGACTTTCATCGAGCATTGTTAGGACGCGCAACGATTACCCAAAGTTCGGTCCGAGCAGTTATCGCACTAAGGATGGTCAAAGAGGTGCACGATGAATGACATGAACATAACTCCGAACATCAAGAAAGATGGGTCGAACAACCCTGTTTCGAACATCAAGACTCGGACCATCGACGGCATCGACGAGAAGCTGCATGAGAAGATCGTAGCGATGGTCGGGCCGCCCATACAAGGGAAGCTACCGATAAACGTTCAACTCGCGGAACTGTGTTGAATAACTCAACCTACCCTGTCGCCTCCTTCAACTTCGAGTACTGGACGAACATTCGTTCCGCCTGTTTCTGGGCGAGGTCAGGTCGTTTAGACCTGACCGGCTCGCCTACCTTCCTTTTCACGGCAGAGAACATCGTCTCGACCTTCCACCGCATGTTGTAACCTCGCTTGATCTTCCAATCTTCCTCACCCAGGTCATTCCTCTCCCGCACGGCCTTGGGCCGTGCCGAGGAATGACCGTGACGTTTGGTGCTGGCGTTCTTCCGCATCTTGATGACCTGCTTGCGTCCAGCAAGATAACCGAAGTTGTCATAGGTGTCGTATCCGCCGTCTGCCAGCACCCGGGGGATCCGGCCCGGGAGCAGGCGTCCAGCCTGCTCCACCAGGGCAGGCAGGAACGGTGCGTCACTGGCCTTCTCGTCGCTGACCATGAGACCCACGATCGATCCGGAGCCGACCTCGACGCACATGTGCACCTTGATCCAGCCGCGGTGCACATGCCATTTCTCCCGCATCCACTCGCCCCGATCGCTCACTTTTATACCGGTTGAATCGACGGCCAGGGTCCAGCCGGAACCACAAAGGTCCACCATCGGTAGGTGGACCTGGCTTTGGCACTCTCGGTGCCAAAGTGTGGTGTAGTCGGGCACCTGGAATCCGATGACGCAGGCAAGAGCTTGGAGGAATCCTTCCAGCTGCCGCAACGGCAGCCGGAGGAAGGTCTTCAATGTCTCGGCGAAGCTGATAAGGGATTCCGGATGTCAGTACGGCCGACCGAACTTACCTTCGTTCATCCTTTCCAGCTCATCGTCCAAATCGTCCACCCAGTCGTGCTGCAGGAGCAGCACGCCCTGGGCGACGTAGGCCTCGTTGATACGAGGCCAATTCCTTATATTCTGTCGAGTGCATCCATTAATTTGTGGCATCCCTGTTCCCAAACAATTTATTGTAGCAACTACAATAAAAAGGATGCCACACCCTCCTAAGAGTTATTCAACACAGTTACTCGCGGCGAAGATGCATAAGGCGGGTTCTCGTACAAGCAGATCGGACTGTATTTCGGGATGTCCGGCTGCACGGTCAAACGGCGGTTGCACGAAGCAGAGTTGATTTAGAGTGCGTATCCAAGCATTTATGAAACCTTCAAGGTGTAATGAGGAAACCGGTGAAAAAATCGTGAAAGGGAGACTGACAAAGTCTCCTTGATTGATGTTTTGCCCTGGGTCTTACTTCTTCCTCCGCCTCATGAACAAAATCGTACCGACTGCGAGCAGGGCGACAATCACGGCCACCACCGCACCTATCATCAGGCCTCCGTCGGAGGTGGAGTTTCCAGAAACGTCTGCCTGAACGCTAAGCGTTCCGATATTTGTCGTTTGTCCAGCGGTGGTCGATACACTCTGTGATGTGGTGATGAAGCCGTCCATGACGACGGTCATATTGTAAGAGCCGGAGGT
This genomic interval carries:
- a CDS encoding IS5 family transposase — its product is MSFAETLKTFLRLPLRQLEGFLQALACVIGFQVPDYTTLWHRECQSQVHLPMVDLCGSGWTLAVDSTGIKVSDRGEWMREKWHVHRGWIKVHMCVEVGSGSIVGLMVSDEKASDAPFLPALVEQAGRLLPGRIPRVLADGGYDTYDNFGYLAGRKQVIKMRKNASTKRHGHSSARPKAVRERNDLGEEDWKIKRGYNMRWKVETMFSAVKRKVGEPVRSKRPDLAQKQAERMFVQYSKLKEATG